One part of the Buchnera aphidicola (Ceratovacuna keduensis) genome encodes these proteins:
- the leuS gene encoding leucine--tRNA ligase codes for MIKEYNHKKIEKKVQKYWKKNKFFKVYEDKKKEKYYCLSMFPYPSGNLHMGHIRNYTISDIIARYNRMLNKNVLHPIGWDSFGLPAEEAAIKNNIEPYKWTLKNIKKMKKQLKSMGFSYDWSREISTCNPDFYKWEQYIFIKLYKKKIVYKKKSLVNWCKQDKTVLANEQVIKKRCWRCNNKVKMKKMYQWFIKTKKYAKRLLKDMKYLKKWPKKVISMQKKWIGYKKQTKILINITNNNKIFAYTSRIDTICGVTFILLFYKSKFIKKNIEKNIYIKKIFKKCKKKKNKNILKAYKTNFHAINPITKKKIPIWISNYFLDENFKKKSILACPGHNKSEWLFAKKYKIKIKFVIKNITKDKNKINEKPILYKGILFNSHKKINGLHSEKVKKIIKKKLNKITKIRSKSIFKIKDWNISRQRYWGCPIPSYTLKNKKIYCVSKKELPIVLKNTRKKYNKTRKILVKGKLGTLEKDTFDTFIESSWYYIRYTSPKYKKGIVNPKSSKYWLPVDFYIGGIEHATMHLMYFRIYCKILKDLKIIKFDEPVKNLICQGMVLSDTFYKFSNKKKIWVSKDEIKIIKNKKGKIKKIINKVDNSKINYLGMTKMSKSKNNGIEPKKIIKKYGADSLRLFITFSAPIEESMEWKDEGINGSYKFIKKIWKLSNIILKKKTNKKLKIYHNNLNKEQKKIRSEVHRTIVKISENMKKKKCFHTSISRIMKIVKKIEKFNNNKNSLIIIESFLIILKLLNPFIPHIIFYIFKKFDILYKLNKKCWPVPDKKAIIENFCKIIIQINGKKRYIINTKKDIKEKEILKIVIKKNNLKKYIKNNNIKKTIFIKNKIINILTK; via the coding sequence ATGATAAAAGAATATAATCATAAAAAAATAGAAAAAAAAGTTCAAAAATATTGGAAAAAAAATAAATTTTTTAAAGTATATGAAGATAAAAAAAAAGAAAAATATTATTGCTTATCTATGTTTCCATATCCTTCAGGCAATTTACATATGGGACATATTAGAAATTATACAATAAGTGATATAATAGCTAGATATAATAGAATGTTAAATAAAAATGTGTTACATCCAATAGGATGGGATTCTTTTGGATTACCAGCTGAAGAGGCAGCTATAAAAAATAATATAGAACCTTATAAATGGACTTTAAAAAATATAAAAAAAATGAAAAAACAACTTAAATCTATGGGATTTAGTTATGATTGGTCTAGAGAAATTTCTACATGTAATCCTGATTTTTATAAATGGGAACAATATATATTTATAAAATTATATAAAAAAAAAATTGTATATAAAAAAAAATCTTTAGTAAATTGGTGCAAACAAGATAAAACTGTTTTAGCTAATGAACAAGTTATAAAAAAAAGATGTTGGAGATGTAATAATAAAGTTAAAATGAAAAAAATGTATCAATGGTTTATAAAAACTAAAAAATATGCAAAAAGATTGTTGAAAGATATGAAATACTTAAAAAAATGGCCTAAAAAAGTAATTTCTATGCAAAAAAAATGGATAGGATATAAAAAACAAACAAAAATATTAATAAATATTACAAATAATAATAAAATTTTTGCATATACATCAAGAATAGATACAATATGTGGAGTAACATTTATATTACTATTTTATAAATCAAAATTTATAAAAAAAAATATAGAAAAAAATATATATATAAAGAAAATATTTAAAAAATGTAAAAAAAAAAAAAATAAAAATATATTAAAAGCATATAAAACAAATTTTCATGCAATAAATCCAATTACAAAAAAAAAAATTCCAATATGGATATCAAACTATTTTTTAGACGAAAATTTTAAAAAAAAATCTATATTAGCATGTCCAGGACATAATAAATCAGAATGGTTATTTGCAAAAAAATATAAAATAAAAATTAAATTTGTTATAAAAAATATTACAAAAGATAAAAATAAAATTAATGAAAAACCAATTCTTTATAAAGGTATATTATTTAATTCACATAAAAAAATAAATGGACTACATAGTGAAAAAGTAAAAAAAATAATAAAAAAAAAATTGAATAAAATTACAAAAATTCGTTCAAAAAGCATTTTTAAAATAAAAGATTGGAATATATCAAGACAAAGATACTGGGGATGCCCTATACCTTCATATACTTTAAAAAATAAAAAAATATATTGCGTTTCAAAAAAAGAATTACCTATAGTTTTGAAAAACACTAGAAAAAAATATAATAAAACAAGAAAAATATTAGTAAAAGGAAAATTAGGAACATTAGAAAAAGATACTTTTGATACTTTTATAGAATCTTCATGGTACTATATAAGATATACAAGTCCAAAATATAAAAAAGGAATAGTTAATCCAAAATCTTCTAAATATTGGCTTCCAGTAGATTTTTATATAGGAGGTATAGAACATGCAACTATGCATCTTATGTATTTTAGAATTTATTGTAAAATATTAAAAGATTTAAAAATAATAAAATTTGACGAACCAGTAAAAAATTTAATATGTCAAGGAATGGTTTTGTCAGATACATTTTATAAATTTTCTAATAAAAAAAAAATATGGGTTTCAAAAGATGAAATAAAAATAATAAAAAATAAAAAAGGAAAAATAAAAAAAATTATAAATAAAGTAGATAATAGTAAAATAAATTATTTAGGAATGACTAAAATGTCAAAATCCAAAAATAATGGAATAGAACCAAAAAAAATAATAAAAAAATATGGAGCAGATTCTTTAAGATTGTTTATTACATTTTCAGCTCCTATAGAAGAGTCTATGGAATGGAAAGATGAAGGAATAAATGGATCATATAAATTTATAAAAAAAATATGGAAATTAAGCAATATAATATTAAAAAAAAAAACAAATAAAAAGTTAAAAATATATCATAATAATTTAAATAAAGAACAAAAAAAAATTAGAAGCGAAGTACATAGAACTATAGTAAAAATATCAGAAAATATGAAAAAAAAAAAATGTTTTCATACTTCAATATCTAGAATAATGAAAATAGTAAAAAAAATAGAAAAATTTAATAATAATAAAAATTCATTAATAATAATAGAATCTTTTTTAATAATATTAAAATTATTAAATCCATTTATACCTCATATAATTTTTTATATTTTTAAAAAATTCGATATTTTATATAAATTAAACAAAAAATGTTGGCCAGTTCCAGATAAAAAAGCAATTATAGAAAATTTTTGTAAAATTATAATTCAAATAAATGGAAAAAAAAGATATATCATTAATACAAAAAAAGATATTAAAGAAAAAGAAATATTAAAAATAGTAATAAAAAAAAATAATTTAAAAAAATATATAAAAAACAATAATATAAAAAAAACAATATTTATAAAAAATAAAATAATAAATATTTTAACAAAATAA
- the holA gene encoding DNA polymerase III subunit delta, producing the protein MKKIYFNKKININYNKNILFFIIVGNEIVLINENIKKILKKAKKIGYLINKKVESEKNFNNLVNKNFFYDKKIIIINTFKINFFNSIIKFIKKINKIKNQKIIIIINFFKLLNFKILNKILKHIKKYKLINCNIINYKDVINWIEHHFKKKKIKITKNAKKLLYNIYKNNFTELKQIIYQCKILFYKKKYICSKKIKNIINIFPNFNYINLINFFFTEKIEKSIEIINKICKKKYNIETIITTFYKKIINIIMSSKNEIYKIHFNKIKINENNNKIYKNYIIKISKNKMYRIIRYITIMEIEIKKNKKINFWKKIKILLLIIKK; encoded by the coding sequence ATGAAAAAAATATATTTTAACAAAAAAATTAATATAAACTATAATAAAAATATTTTATTTTTTATAATAGTTGGAAATGAAATAGTACTAATAAATGAAAATATAAAAAAAATATTGAAAAAAGCCAAAAAAATAGGATACTTAATTAATAAAAAAGTAGAATCTGAAAAAAATTTTAATAATTTAGTAAACAAAAATTTTTTTTATGATAAAAAAATTATAATAATAAATACTTTTAAAATAAATTTTTTTAATAGTATAATAAAATTTATAAAAAAAATAAATAAAATAAAAAATCAAAAAATAATAATTATAATAAATTTTTTTAAATTATTAAATTTTAAAATATTAAATAAAATATTAAAACATATAAAAAAATATAAATTAATAAATTGTAATATAATAAATTATAAAGATGTAATTAATTGGATAGAACATCATTTTAAAAAAAAAAAAATAAAAATAACAAAAAACGCTAAAAAATTATTATATAATATATATAAAAATAATTTTACAGAATTAAAACAAATTATATATCAATGTAAAATATTATTTTATAAAAAAAAATATATATGTTCTAAAAAAATAAAAAATATAATTAATATTTTTCCAAATTTTAATTATATAAATTTAATAAATTTTTTTTTTACAGAAAAAATAGAAAAATCCATAGAAATTATTAACAAAATATGTAAAAAAAAATATAATATAGAAACAATAATAACAACATTTTATAAAAAAATAATAAATATTATAATGTCTAGTAAAAATGAAATATATAAAATTCATTTTAATAAAATTAAAATAAATGAAAATAATAATAAAATATATAAAAATTATATAATAAAAATATCTAAAAACAAAATGTATAGGATAATAAGATATATAACAATTATGGAAATAGAAATTAAAAAAAATAAAAAAATAAACTTTTGGAAAAAAATAAAAATTTTATTATTAATAATTAAAAAATAA
- the tusA gene encoding sulfurtransferase TusA: protein MYRNVLDIRKYKCPDSIIFLRKKIRIMKKKEMILIISNDPSTKWDIPNFCTFMDHKIIEFYIELTPFKYLLQK, encoded by the coding sequence ATGTATAGAAATGTATTAGATATTAGAAAATATAAATGTCCTGATTCAATAATTTTTTTAAGAAAAAAAATAAGAATTATGAAAAAAAAAGAAATGATATTAATTATATCAAATGATCCATCTACTAAATGGGATATACCTAATTTTTGTACATTTATGGATCATAAAATAATAGAATTTTACATAGAACTTACTCCATTTAAATATTTATTACAAAAATAA